The Limnochorda sp. LNt genome includes a region encoding these proteins:
- the miaA gene encoding tRNA (adenosine(37)-N6)-dimethylallyltransferase MiaA: protein MPAMDERRDERGNPPLLVIVGPTAVGKTDLAVEVARRLDAEIISADAMQVYRGLDIGTDKPGPERQRGVPHHLIDVADPAEDFSASRYRELAREALAAIRARGRLAIVCGGTGLYIRAFVDDLLPRPGGCDPAVRRRLEAEASSRGPLALHDRLACVDPVAASRIHPHNVRRVIRALEVYEATGRPMSELQAEARRAARPLPAVWVGLERPRDQLYRRIDARVDDQVSRGLVEETRRLLARSPAPGRTAMQALGYKEMRAYLAGELSFARAVDTLKRATRHYARRQLIWFRPDRRIWWLDLSTCDGLAEAARRVADHYRSRV, encoded by the coding sequence ATGCCGGCGATGGATGAACGGCGCGACGAGCGAGGGAACCCGCCGCTGCTGGTGATCGTGGGCCCGACGGCCGTGGGCAAGACCGATCTGGCCGTGGAGGTGGCGCGGCGGCTGGATGCCGAGATCATCTCCGCCGATGCCATGCAGGTCTACCGCGGCCTGGACATCGGGACGGACAAGCCCGGCCCGGAGCGTCAGCGAGGGGTGCCCCATCATCTCATCGACGTGGCCGACCCGGCCGAGGACTTCTCGGCCTCCCGCTACCGCGAGCTCGCCCGCGAGGCGCTGGCGGCCATCCGGGCCCGCGGCCGGCTGGCCATCGTCTGCGGCGGGACCGGTCTGTACATCCGGGCGTTCGTCGACGACCTGCTCCCGCGGCCGGGGGGCTGCGATCCGGCGGTGCGGCGCCGGCTGGAGGCGGAGGCCTCCTCCCGCGGCCCTCTGGCCCTGCACGACCGCCTGGCCTGTGTGGATCCCGTGGCGGCCAGCCGCATCCATCCCCACAACGTCCGCCGGGTCATCCGGGCCCTGGAGGTGTACGAGGCGACCGGCCGTCCCATGAGCGAGCTGCAGGCCGAGGCACGCCGGGCGGCGCGCCCGCTGCCCGCCGTCTGGGTCGGCCTCGAGCGCCCCCGCGACCAGCTCTACCGGCGCATCGACGCGCGGGTGGACGACCAGGTGAGCCGGGGGCTCGTCGAGGAGACGCGGCGCCTGCTGGCCCGGTCGCCGGCTCCCGGCCGCACCGCGATGCAGGCGCTGGGCTACAAGGAGATGCGCGCCTACCTGGCGGGCGAGCTCTCGTTCGCCCGAGCCGTGGATACCCTCAAGCGTGCCACGCGCCACTACGCCCGACGCCAGCTCATCTGGTTTCGCCCGGATCGCCGGATCTGGTGGCTGGACCTGTCGACGTGCGACGGCCTGGCCGAGGCGGCCCGGCGGGTGGCGGATCACTATCGCTCCCGCGTATAG